In Rutidosis leptorrhynchoides isolate AG116_Rl617_1_P2 chromosome 2, CSIRO_AGI_Rlap_v1, whole genome shotgun sequence, one genomic interval encodes:
- the LOC139892919 gene encoding protein EXPORTIN 1A, with protein sequence MMAAEKLRDLSQPIDVGVLDATVAAFYGTGSKQERTAADQILRELQNNPDMWLQVVHILSNTQNLNTKFFALQVLEGVIKYRWNVLPVEQRDGMKNYISDVIVKLSSNEASFRQERLYVNKLNIILVQILKHEWPARWRSFIPDLVTAAKTSETICENCMAILKLLSEEVFDFSRGEMTQQKIKELKQSLNSEFQLIHELCLYVLSASQRTELIRATLATLHAFLSWIPLGYIFESPLLETLLKFFPVASYRNLTLQCLTEVASLNFGDYYNVQYVNMYNILMVQLQTVLPTTTNIPNAYANGSSEEQAFIQNLALFFTSFYKFHIRVLESTQENVNALLIGLEYLINISYVDDTEVFKVCLDYWNSLVTELFEANHSIDNPTATANMMGLQMASIPGMVDGLSTQLLQRRQLYAVPMSKLRLLMISRMAKPEEVLIVEDENGNIVRETLKDNDVLVQYKIMRETLIYLAHLDHDDTEKQMLKKLSKQLNGEDWTWNNLNTLCWAIGSISGSMMEDQENRFLVMVIRDLLNLCEITKGKDNKAVIASNIMYVVGQYPRFLRAHWKFLKTVVNKLFEFMHETHPGVQDMACDTFLKIVQKCKRKFVIVQVGENEPFVSELLTTLPTTIADLEPHQIHSFYESVGHMIQAESEASKRDEYLQRLMNLPNQKWAEIIGHARGNVDFLKDQDVIRTVLNILQTNTSAATALGTHFLPQITLIFLDMLNVYKMYSELISSGIAEGGLYASRTSYVKLLRSVKRETLKLIETFLDKAEDQPQIGKQFVPPMMDPVLGDYARNLPDARESEVLSLFATIINKYKGAMIDDVPRIFEVVFQCTLEMITKNFEDYPEHRLKFFSLLRAIATYCFQALILLSPEQLKLVMDSVMWAFRHTERNIAETGLNLLLEMLKNFQNSEFCNQFYRSYFVLIVQEIFAVLTDTFHKPGFKLHVLVLQHLFCLVESGSLTEPLWDASTVQYPYPNNGMFVREYTIKLLGASFPNIPASEVTKFVNGLFESRADLSTFKNHIRDFLVQSKEFSAQDNKDLYAEEAAIQKERERQRMLSIPGLIAPNEIQDEMVDS encoded by the exons GTTCTTGAAGGTGTCATCAAATACAGGTGGAATGTATTGCCAGTCGAACAACGTGATGGAATGAAAAATTACATATCAGATGTTATCGTAAAG CTTTCAAGTAATGAGGCTTCTTTCCGCCAAGAAAGGCTGTATGTTAATAAACTTAACATTATACTGGTCCAG ATTTTGAAGCATGAGTGGCCTGCCAGGTGGCGTAGTTTCATTCCCGATCTGGTTACAGCAGCAAAAACTAGCGAGACAATTTGTGAGAACTGCATGGCTATACTAAAA CTTTTAAGTGAAGAGGTATTTGATTTCTCGAGGGGTGAAATGACCCAACAAAAGATAAAAGAGCTGAAACAATCTTTGAACAG TGAATTTCAACTCATTCATGAGTTATGCTTATACGTACTATCAGCATCTCAAAGAACCGAGCTTATCAGGGCTACTTTAGCCACATTGCATGCTTTCCTTTCGTGGATTCCTTTAGGCTATATTTTCGAGTCTCCACTG CTGGAAACACTCCTTAAATTTTTTCCCGTGGCTTCATATCGTAATCTTACCCTTCAGTGTTTGACAGAG GTTGCATCCTTAAACTTTGGTGATTATTACAACGTGCAATATGTCAACATGTATAACATATTAATGGTCCAATTGCAG ACAGTTCTTCCAACAACTACGAATATACCCAATGCATATGCAAATGGCTCTAGTGAGGAACAG GCTTTTATTCAGAATCTGGCTTTGTTTTTCACTTCTTTTTACAAG TTTCATATTCGTGTACTGGAATCCACACAAGAAAACGTCAATGCACTTCTGATTGGCCTTGAGTATCTAATAAACATTTCATATGTTGATGATACAGAGGTTTTCAAG GTTTGCTTGGACTACTGGAATTCTCTAGTGACGGAGCTTTTTGAAGCGAATCACAGTATTGATAATCCTACAGCAACTGCAAACATGATGGGATTGCAG ATGGCATCAATTCCTGGTATGGTTGATGGTCTTAGTACACAATTGTTGCAAAGGCGACAACTTTATGCTGTACCCATGTCAAAATTACGGTTACTAATGATATCTCGCATGGCAAAGCCTGAAGAAGTTCTTATTGTGGAAGATGAGAACGGGAATATAGTTCGTGAAACCTTAAAGGATAATGATGTTCTTGTTCAGTATAAG ATTATGAGAGAAACACTTATCTACTTGGCACATCTTGATCACGATGATACTGAAAAACAG ATGCTGAAGAAACTGAGCAAACAATTAAACGGTGAGGATTGGACATGGAATAACTTGAACACCCTCTGTTGGGCAATAGGATCAATCTCGGGCTCCATGATGGAAGACCAG GAGAACAGATTTCTTGTTATGGTTATTCGTGATCTATTAAACCTCTGTGAAATAACAAAAGGGAAGGACAATAAAGCTGTTATCGCGAGTAATATCAT GTATGTTGTTGGACAATATCCAAGATTTTTGCGGGCCCATTGGAAATTTTTGAAAACTGTCGTTAACAAGCTGTTCGAGTTCATGCATGAAACACACCCAGGAGTTCAG GATATGGCTTGTGACACCTTTTTGAAGATTGTACAGAAATGCAAGCGCAAGTTTGTCATTGTGCAG GTTGGAGAGAATGAGCCATTCGTCTCGGAACTTCTTACAACTCTTCCAACCACTATTGCTGACCTTGAGCCCCACCAGATACATTCATTTTATGAATCT GTTGGTCATATGATTCAAGCAGAGTCAGAGGCATCAAAACGGGACGAGTATCTGCAGAGGCTGATGAATCTTCCCAATCAG AAATGGGCCGAGATTATAGGACATGCACGTGGCAATGTTGATTTTTTGAAGGATCAAGACGTTATTAGGACTGTGCTGAACATATTGCAG ACAAATACAAGTGCTGCCACTGCACTTGGAACTCATTTCTTACCACAAATAACTCTAATTTTCCTGGACATGCTTAATGTTTACAA AATGTACAGTGAACTTATATCATCTGGCATTGCTGAAGGGGGGCTGTATGCTTCTAGGACTTCTTACGTGAAGCTTCTGAg ATCAGTGAAGAGAGAAACCCTTAAGCTTATCGAGACGTTTTTGGATAAGGCTGAAGATCAACCTCAGATTGGAAAACAATTTGTGCCACCGATGATGGATCCCGTGCTCGGTGACTATGCTCGGAATCTGCCCGATGCTAGAGAATCCGAAGTTCTGTCTCTGTTCGCCACAATCATAAATAA GTACAAGGGTGCAATGATTGACGATGTTCCTCGGATATTTGAAGTGGTTTTCCAGTGTACTTTGGAG ATGATAACCAAGAATTTTGAAGATTACCCTGAGCACAGACTCAAGTTTTTTTCATTACTTCGGGCCATTGCTACATACTGTTTTCAAGCTTTAATCTTGCTGTCACCCGAG CAACTAAAGCTTGTAATGGATTCTGTTATGTGGGCATTTCGACACACTGAGAGAAACATTGCAGAAACTGGGCTTAATCTTTTACTGGAGATGCTTAAGAATTTTCAG AATTCTGAGTTCTGTAACCAATTCTACCGGTCTTATTTTGTGCTGATCGTGCAAGAGATATTCGCTGTGTTGACCGACACATTCCATAAACCGGGATTCAAGTTGCACGTGTTAGTACTACAGCATTTATTCTGCTTG GTTGAATCTGGTTCATTGACTGAGCCGTTATGGGATGCATCAACTGTTCAATATCCATATCCTAACAATGGAATGTTTGTTAGAGAGTATACTATTAAGCTTCTCGGTGCCTCTTTCCCCAACATTCCTGCATCTGAG GTTACGAAATTTGTGAACGGTCTTTTTGAGTCAAGAGCGGATCTTTCTACATTCAAAAACCACATACGGGACTTTCTCGTGCAGTCCAAAGAGTTTTCGGCACAG GACAACAAGGATCTATATGCAGAAGAAGCAGCTATACAAAAAGAGAGAGAAAGACAACGAATGCTTAGCATTCCTGGACTTATCGCACCCAACGAGATTCAAGACGAGATGGTTGACTCATAG